In the genome of Telluria beijingensis, one region contains:
- a CDS encoding arginine N-succinyltransferase — protein sequence MYVVRPVDRADIGALEAMAAISMPGVHTLPRTREGVHAAVERSIASFAAQVDIPSEESYLFVLEDLRSREVLGTAIIHASAGSNGTYFAFRNDVIQQVSRDLNISHSVHALTLCSELTAYSQLSGFFVRHRDSAGAEAALLSRARLLYAMLAPHRFGDRFFVPLAGRLDPDGQSPFWNALGRKFFKMDFLEAERLIEGARNRTLIVELMPHYPVYVPLLPGDAQAALGQIHPGGQMAFDLLAQEGFEADEYIDIFDGGPILQAHKNALRSFCASHRVRVGAAPDAAPDVAPVDYAVATIDNGFRAVIVRSAPLEHASSIALPRDVQQALGVAPGDEVACVRIQGEPACS from the coding sequence ATGTATGTTGTCCGTCCGGTAGATCGCGCGGATATCGGCGCGCTCGAGGCGATGGCCGCCATCTCGATGCCGGGCGTGCACACGCTGCCGCGCACGCGCGAAGGCGTCCATGCGGCGGTCGAGCGCTCGATCGCCTCGTTCGCGGCCCAGGTCGATATCCCGAGCGAGGAATCCTACCTGTTCGTGCTGGAAGACCTGCGCTCGCGCGAAGTGCTCGGCACTGCCATCATCCACGCCTCGGCTGGCTCGAACGGCACGTATTTCGCCTTCCGCAACGACGTGATCCAGCAGGTCTCGCGCGACCTGAACATCAGCCACAGCGTGCACGCGCTGACCCTGTGCTCGGAGCTGACCGCCTACTCGCAGCTGTCCGGCTTCTTCGTGCGCCATCGCGACAGCGCTGGCGCCGAGGCCGCGCTGCTGTCGCGCGCGCGCCTGCTGTACGCGATGCTGGCGCCGCACCGCTTCGGCGACCGCTTCTTCGTGCCGCTGGCCGGGCGCCTCGATCCAGACGGCCAGTCGCCGTTCTGGAATGCGCTGGGCCGCAAGTTCTTCAAGATGGACTTCCTCGAGGCCGAGCGCCTGATCGAGGGCGCCCGCAACCGCACCCTGATCGTCGAGCTGATGCCGCACTATCCGGTCTACGTGCCATTGCTGCCGGGCGACGCCCAGGCCGCGCTGGGCCAGATTCACCCGGGCGGCCAGATGGCCTTCGACCTGCTGGCGCAGGAAGGCTTCGAGGCCGACGAATACATCGACATCTTCGACGGCGGCCCGATCCTGCAGGCGCACAAGAACGCGCTGCGCTCGTTCTGCGCCTCGCACCGGGTGCGCGTGGGCGCCGCGCCTGACGCGGCGCCCGACGTCGCGCCGGTCGACTACGCCGTCGCCACCATCGACAACGGTTTCCGCGCCGTGATCGTGCGCTCGGCGCCGCTCGAGCATGCCTCCAGCATCGCGCTGCCGCGCGACGTCCAGCAGGCGCTGGGCGTGGCGCCGGGCGACGAGGTCGCATGCGTGCGCATCCAGGGAGAACCCGCATGCTCGTGA